One Thermoanaerobacter pseudethanolicus ATCC 33223 DNA window includes the following coding sequences:
- a CDS encoding IS481 family transposase has protein sequence MLDEKAREAIALKRFSLISPVLNGQVKNQKEYFDALSDKPIEIPYLGMRRYTPKTLRGWLYQYLRGGIEALKPGYRSDRGKYRKIDFELSERIKQKKLEHPEMPNKLLYETLIGEGIISPDKVSISTFYRFLKNIPVKSLDKEKEGKTKRFSHEYINELWQTDVMYGPYIKEGKTKRQTYLIAYIDDASRLCTYAHFYYTQNFLALRDSFKEAVLRRGIPKMLYTDNGKIYRSTQFEYICASLGTSLIHAEPFSPHSKGKIERFFHTVRMRFLSTIDPTSIKSIDELNMMFFKWLEDDYNRKEHSSIGMSPLDFFMSQISRVNMCGDIDMLNECFLIRVNRKVNKDATLKVENILYETEEKFKGMRLEVRYDPQWLKDNTPLLLFHEGKKVGEAYKVNFHENAKIPVEYIEDRKVVSENEDTVDFAAKPNPPVISFNDIID, from the coding sequence ATGCTTGATGAAAAAGCGAGAGAAGCTATAGCATTAAAGAGATTTTCACTGATAAGTCCGGTGCTAAACGGACAGGTAAAAAATCAGAAAGAATATTTTGATGCTCTTTCCGATAAACCTATTGAGATACCTTATCTTGGAATGAGAAGATATACTCCCAAGACACTTAGAGGGTGGCTATATCAGTATTTAAGAGGCGGTATAGAAGCGTTAAAGCCGGGTTATCGAAGCGACAGAGGCAAATACAGAAAGATAGACTTTGAACTTTCAGAGAGAATAAAGCAAAAGAAGCTTGAACATCCTGAAATGCCAAACAAACTTCTTTATGAGACATTGATAGGAGAGGGAATAATATCACCGGATAAAGTATCCATTTCGACATTCTATAGGTTTTTGAAAAACATTCCTGTAAAATCTTTAGATAAAGAAAAAGAGGGTAAAACAAAGAGGTTTTCCCATGAATACATCAATGAACTGTGGCAAACTGATGTCATGTATGGGCCATATATTAAAGAAGGTAAAACAAAGAGACAAACGTATCTTATTGCATATATAGATGATGCTTCAAGGCTGTGTACCTATGCTCACTTTTACTATACCCAGAATTTTTTAGCTTTAAGAGACTCATTTAAAGAAGCAGTGCTAAGAAGGGGAATACCCAAAATGCTCTACACTGACAATGGAAAGATATATAGAAGCACTCAATTTGAATATATATGTGCATCATTAGGTACATCTCTTATTCATGCTGAGCCCTTTTCACCTCATTCAAAAGGGAAAATAGAAAGATTCTTTCATACGGTGAGAATGAGATTTTTAAGCACAATAGATCCTACATCCATAAAGAGTATAGATGAGCTCAATATGATGTTTTTTAAATGGCTGGAGGATGATTACAACCGAAAAGAACATAGCAGTATTGGCATGAGTCCTTTAGATTTTTTCATGTCTCAAATATCAAGGGTAAATATGTGTGGTGACATAGATATGTTGAATGAATGTTTTCTCATAAGAGTAAATCGTAAAGTAAACAAAGATGCCACACTTAAAGTGGAAAATATACTTTACGAAACAGAAGAAAAGTTTAAAGGTATGCGCTTAGAAGTCAGATATGACCCGCAGTGGCTTAAGGATAATACACCCCTTTTACTTTTTCATGAAGGCAAAAAAGTGGGGGAAGCGTATAAGGTAAATTTTCATGAGAATGCTAAAATTCCTGTAGAATATATCGAAGACAGAAAGGTTGTAAGCGAAAATGAAGATACTGTGGATTTTGCTGCAAAACCTAATCCCCCAGTAATATCCTTTAATGATATCATTGATTAA
- a CDS encoding ExeA family protein, protein MFTQYFGMKFNPFSKEISVNDLYISEDIAELNARLKYLQETRGIGLIVGEAGSGKSTALRRYAESLNRSTFKPCYFALSTLTVREFYQALAMILGETPSYKKVTLFHQIQRAITELYYSQKITPVIILDEIQLVSNDVLEDLRIIFNFNMDSQNPYILILSGQPHIRNKLALNVNSALRQRISIKYVMQGLKKEEIQDYIKTRMKIAGVMDDIFTPSAYEAIYSLTKGLPRIINNLVTASLLYAYSKRLREIDEEVIYQAQNEISL, encoded by the coding sequence ATGTTTACCCAATATTTTGGAATGAAATTTAATCCATTTTCTAAAGAGATAAGTGTAAATGACCTTTATATAAGTGAAGACATTGCTGAATTAAATGCCAGGCTAAAATATTTACAAGAAACAAGGGGTATAGGACTTATCGTTGGGGAGGCGGGTTCAGGCAAATCTACCGCATTAAGAAGATATGCTGAAAGCCTCAACCGTTCTACATTTAAACCATGTTACTTTGCTCTATCTACACTCACAGTGAGAGAATTCTATCAAGCATTGGCTATGATTTTAGGCGAAACCCCCTCATACAAAAAAGTAACGCTCTTTCACCAGATACAAAGAGCGATAACAGAACTTTACTATAGCCAGAAGATAACTCCTGTCATAATATTAGATGAAATACAACTGGTTTCTAATGATGTTCTTGAAGATTTGAGAATAATATTTAACTTTAATATGGATTCTCAAAACCCGTATATACTGATACTTTCAGGACAACCACACATAAGAAACAAACTAGCCTTGAATGTAAACAGTGCACTAAGGCAAAGAATTTCTATAAAGTATGTAATGCAAGGGCTAAAAAAAGAAGAAATTCAAGATTATATAAAAACAAGAATGAAAATAGCTGGAGTGATGGATGATATATTTACACCATCGGCATATGAAGCAATATATTCTCTAACAAAAGGGCTGCCAAGGATAATAAATAACCTGGTAACGGCTTCTCTTCTCTATGCGTATTCTAAAAGGCTAAGAGAAATAGATGAAGAAGTAATATACCAGGCACAAAATGAAATCAGTTTATGA
- a CDS encoding VirB4 family type IV secretion system protein — translation MKKKDNVSVLTGLVDMISPQALEFNAKQVVFNDQLARVLVIAGYPPKVNAAWLSRIAGMPGVVCSVHIEPSDPTDLINSLNKAIGEYAGRLEMGGNALTMQRTEQALKDAEELMRKIDQEQQQVFYVTVILMVLAPNQQELDRRTRQVEAALAASGMRGRVLIFRQEEGLKAAGPFCTLPDEVKEAGARNMPAETVAASFPFTASGINDGSGIVLGKDRDGGLVLVDIWKRGGDRTNSNWTILAKPGAGKSFTAKMLLLREYMQGSRVIIIDPEREYKEMCRKLGGVWINCTGGEGKINPLQVRLRPVEEEDEENAVFQSPLALHIQTLRTFFSLYLRDLTDTEKAALEDALVEVYKEAGITWDTDPRGVPNDKWPTVKELYEYCVKKAEENPETYGRLSVLLKRAAEGADSYLWAGPTAVEADSDFIVFDVHDLQNAEDQVKRAQYFNVLSFAWNILERDRRERTVLVVDEAWMLVDPQTPQAIAFLRDTSKRIRKYNGSLIVISQNVIDFLAPEVQRYGQALLDNPTYKLLLAQGEKDLEAITTLMNLSEAEHDLLVNAKRGEGLFVAGTQRIHIKIEAAPYEMQYLTGGGN, via the coding sequence GTGAAGAAAAAAGATAATGTAAGTGTGTTAACAGGCTTAGTAGACATGATTTCACCGCAGGCTCTTGAGTTTAACGCAAAGCAGGTCGTATTTAATGACCAGCTTGCAAGAGTTTTAGTCATTGCGGGTTATCCTCCTAAAGTAAATGCTGCATGGCTCTCAAGAATCGCAGGTATGCCGGGAGTGGTATGTTCGGTACACATTGAGCCATCTGACCCTACAGATTTGATAAACAGTTTAAATAAAGCAATTGGCGAGTATGCAGGAAGGCTTGAAATGGGAGGCAATGCCCTCACAATGCAGAGGACAGAGCAGGCTTTGAAAGACGCAGAAGAATTGATGAGAAAAATAGACCAGGAGCAGCAGCAGGTATTTTACGTTACAGTCATCCTTATGGTCCTTGCCCCTAACCAGCAGGAGCTTGATAGAAGAACACGTCAGGTTGAAGCAGCTCTAGCAGCTTCAGGTATGAGGGGCAGAGTCCTTATATTCCGCCAAGAAGAAGGACTTAAAGCAGCAGGGCCCTTCTGCACACTGCCGGATGAGGTTAAAGAAGCAGGAGCAAGGAATATGCCTGCTGAAACTGTTGCTGCTTCATTTCCTTTTACTGCCTCAGGAATAAACGATGGAAGTGGTATTGTTTTGGGAAAAGATAGAGATGGAGGATTGGTTTTAGTTGATATATGGAAGCGTGGTGGAGATAGGACAAATTCCAACTGGACTATTCTTGCAAAGCCTGGAGCAGGAAAGAGCTTTACTGCAAAAATGCTACTCTTAAGGGAGTACATGCAGGGAAGCAGAGTGATAATCATAGACCCAGAAAGAGAGTATAAGGAGATGTGCAGAAAGCTTGGAGGTGTGTGGATTAACTGCACAGGCGGTGAAGGAAAGATAAATCCACTTCAGGTAAGATTAAGGCCTGTTGAGGAGGAAGATGAGGAAAACGCAGTTTTTCAAAGCCCATTAGCTTTACACATACAGACCTTAAGAACTTTCTTCAGTTTATACCTCAGAGACCTTACAGACACAGAAAAAGCAGCTTTGGAGGATGCATTAGTGGAAGTGTATAAGGAAGCAGGAATTACATGGGATACAGATCCAAGAGGTGTTCCAAATGATAAATGGCCTACTGTGAAAGAGCTTTATGAATACTGTGTGAAAAAGGCGGAAGAAAATCCTGAAACCTATGGAAGGCTTTCAGTGCTTTTAAAAAGAGCAGCAGAAGGAGCAGACTCGTACCTTTGGGCAGGCCCAACTGCCGTAGAAGCTGACTCTGATTTTATTGTTTTTGACGTTCATGATTTACAGAATGCAGAAGACCAAGTTAAAAGAGCGCAGTACTTCAATGTCCTTTCTTTTGCATGGAATATACTTGAAAGGGATAGAAGAGAGAGAACTGTTTTGGTTGTGGATGAAGCATGGATGCTTGTTGACCCTCAAACGCCTCAGGCAATAGCATTTTTGAGAGACACATCAAAGAGGATAAGGAAGTACAACGGAAGCTTAATTGTCATAAGCCAGAACGTTATAGACTTTTTAGCACCAGAAGTGCAGAGGTACGGCCAAGCGCTTTTAGACAACCCGACCTACAAGCTTCTTTTAGCTCAAGGAGAAAAAGACTTAGAGGCAATAACAACTCTTATGAACCTTTCTGAAGCAGAGCATGACCTTCTCGTAAATGCAAAAAGAGGAGAAGGTCTTTTTGTTGCGGGCACACAGCGAATTCACATAAAAATTGAGGCAGCACCTTATGAAATGCAGTATTTAACTGGAGGCGGAAACTGA
- a CDS encoding M23 family metallopeptidase, protein MHILSKILLAFLPDDLESIFKFALLFIVVPALLIALLFAGPITAAEKIPLINTEQVKMYIYTANKVSDSTKNKYSQRIQIDWRQLVAIDAVRFQQDFSKANPAEIEKLAKMFIKKVDEVEEIEGEFPNQVVKKYEVYKLRSLDEVLSLLNFSTAEKEKVKEFIEFDFSLLLNSAANLPDNWAAVEKNFKWPVPGVYRITSGFGPRVDPVYGTMGFHSGVDIAAPTGKIVIAAADGEVGYAGWNGGYGNVIYITHNGGYETRYAHLSRIAVKKWQKVKAGDIIGYVGSTGKSTGPHLHFEIRINGQAVDPLGFYR, encoded by the coding sequence ATGCATATTTTAAGCAAAATACTTCTGGCTTTTCTGCCGGATGATTTGGAGAGCATTTTTAAATTTGCTCTTCTTTTTATTGTTGTTCCTGCTTTATTGATAGCTCTTCTTTTTGCAGGACCTATTACTGCAGCAGAAAAGATACCATTGATTAATACAGAGCAGGTAAAGATGTATATATACACCGCAAATAAGGTAAGTGACAGCACAAAGAACAAATACAGTCAAAGGATACAAATTGACTGGAGACAGCTTGTTGCTATAGATGCTGTGAGATTTCAGCAGGATTTTAGCAAAGCAAATCCTGCTGAAATAGAAAAACTTGCTAAGATGTTTATTAAAAAAGTAGATGAAGTAGAAGAAATAGAAGGAGAATTTCCAAATCAGGTTGTAAAAAAATATGAGGTATATAAGCTTAGAAGTTTAGATGAAGTTTTAAGTCTTTTAAACTTTTCTACTGCGGAAAAAGAAAAAGTTAAAGAATTTATTGAGTTTGATTTTTCGCTTTTGTTAAATTCAGCAGCAAATTTGCCAGACAATTGGGCAGCAGTAGAGAAAAATTTTAAGTGGCCAGTACCGGGAGTATATAGAATTACTTCAGGTTTTGGTCCGAGAGTTGATCCAGTATATGGGACAATGGGTTTTCATAGTGGAGTAGATATTGCAGCACCTACAGGGAAAATTGTTATAGCTGCAGCTGATGGAGAAGTAGGTTATGCAGGTTGGAATGGAGGCTATGGTAATGTGATTTATATAACACACAATGGAGGTTATGAAACAAGATATGCTCACTTATCAAGAATAGCGGTTAAAAAGTGGCAGAAGGTTAAGGCAGGAGACATTATAGGATACGTTGGCTCTACAGGCAAAAGTACGGGACCGCATTTGCATTTTGAAATAAGGATAAATGGGCAGGCCGTAGATCCACTTGGATTTTATAGATAA
- a CDS encoding SAF domain-containing protein: protein MSRIIKIALITAVVFAAFMFVFMQNIQKTEKVVVVEKDIPAGTVISQDAVKVTDVPASVVRPNYAKSLADVIGKVVKEGRVQGDFIPVEILTSQDEKLLEAGHVIMTIQIDKVEAKTLQSGDTVSFIVFDQTGSKVLEGFKVISVFSDSDKANLILNADLNAASELAPYIKLNSFKIVRR from the coding sequence ATGAGCAGGATTATTAAAATTGCTTTAATAACGGCTGTAGTTTTTGCAGCTTTTATGTTTGTGTTTATGCAGAACATACAGAAAACAGAAAAGGTAGTTGTGGTAGAAAAGGACATACCAGCAGGAACAGTTATTTCGCAGGATGCTGTAAAAGTTACTGATGTACCTGCTTCAGTAGTGAGACCAAATTATGCTAAAAGTTTAGCTGATGTTATAGGAAAAGTTGTGAAAGAAGGAAGAGTACAAGGAGATTTTATTCCTGTTGAAATTTTAACTTCTCAAGATGAAAAATTATTAGAGGCAGGACATGTTATTATGACTATACAAATTGATAAAGTAGAGGCAAAGACACTTCAGTCAGGAGATACAGTTAGTTTTATAGTGTTTGACCAAACAGGGTCAAAGGTGTTAGAAGGTTTTAAAGTAATTTCTGTGTTTTCAGATTCTGATAAAGCTAATTTAATTTTAAATGCAGATTTAAACGCTGCTTCAGAGCTTGCACCGTATATTAAACTTAACTCATTTAAAATTGTAAGAAGGTGA
- a CDS encoding AAA family ATPase has translation MVITIFSPKGGVGKTTLTLALAKVLSEKSRVCVLECDFSPGDFVSLLDLDKEKNIVNACLGDYKACIQRPQGEKFDVIVGGFPDMQENLKYADMEKLIKSLSNEYDYVLIDLQPQISEVTVAALLKADKVLFVMEDDISAVSRTVGMFEYLRLHGFLDAGRTCAVVNKVRGKKKYITAVDLGIPVIYHIPYLRKLNEYKDKKMLKHARNLKDALFGVKKEKSLWRRLVNGFKRVKQKN, from the coding sequence ATGGTTATTACAATATTCAGTCCTAAAGGTGGTGTGGGAAAGACTACACTTACTTTAGCACTTGCAAAAGTGCTAAGTGAAAAGAGTAGAGTATGTGTTTTAGAATGTGATTTTTCTCCCGGTGATTTTGTGTCTTTACTTGATTTAGATAAGGAAAAAAACATAGTTAATGCATGTCTTGGAGACTATAAAGCCTGCATTCAGAGGCCTCAGGGAGAAAAATTTGACGTCATAGTCGGTGGTTTTCCAGACATGCAGGAAAACTTAAAGTATGCGGATATGGAAAAGCTTATTAAAAGTCTTTCAAATGAATATGATTATGTGCTGATAGACTTACAGCCTCAGATTTCTGAGGTTACTGTCGCAGCACTTTTAAAAGCTGACAAAGTTTTGTTTGTAATGGAAGATGATATATCCGCAGTCTCAAGAACAGTTGGAATGTTTGAGTATTTAAGACTGCATGGATTTTTAGATGCAGGCAGGACCTGTGCAGTAGTTAATAAAGTGAGAGGGAAAAAGAAGTACATCACTGCTGTAGACCTAGGGATACCGGTTATTTACCACATCCCCTATCTTCGAAAATTAAATGAGTACAAAGATAAGAAAATGCTGAAGCATGCCAGAAACTTAAAAGATGCTCTTTTTGGAGTAAAAAAAGAAAAATCCTTGTGGAGGAGGCTTGTGAATGGCTTTAAGAGAGTTAAGCAGAAGAATTAA
- a CDS encoding CpaF family protein: protein MALRELSRRINDGAVDVEKMTDEIREIMMKHHGKPNIKDILREEVKEYLKKKYPFALDRLIEYTEMLYSSLYGLGIIEKYLKDPEVTDIHVNGTKIMYKKAGVKIDAEEEFPNEQAVRVIQDRILAPLNKSINIANPSQDAELYDGSRALLVIPPESDKPVIIIRKHNLLNVPLKELVKTTIGLTKEMQEYFKKAVKDRKNIIVAGETGAGKTTFINSLGFEIQEKHVVAVLEDTREIKLHIPYVYYFKTRKGTAEARSVTYSDILNDCLRADPDRIILTEIRTPESAYELIHVLNSGHRGSMTTIHANSCLDALLRLEMLIQEFKNLDYRIIRKLISRAVDIVVFLRLTEDEKGNLKGRELAEVIEIEGIDENGDYILKHVVGD from the coding sequence ATGGCTTTAAGAGAGTTAAGCAGAAGAATTAATGATGGAGCAGTGGATGTTGAGAAAATGACAGATGAGATAAGGGAAATTATGATGAAGCACCACGGAAAGCCCAACATCAAGGATATACTGAGAGAAGAAGTGAAAGAGTATCTCAAAAAGAAATATCCTTTTGCACTAGATAGACTTATAGAATACACGGAAATGCTCTACTCTTCTCTTTACGGATTGGGAATTATAGAGAAGTACCTTAAGGACCCGGAAGTTACAGACATACATGTGAACGGCACAAAAATAATGTACAAGAAAGCAGGAGTAAAAATAGACGCAGAAGAAGAGTTTCCAAACGAACAGGCTGTGAGGGTTATACAGGACAGAATCCTTGCACCTTTAAATAAATCAATCAACATAGCAAATCCTTCACAGGATGCAGAGCTTTATGACGGCTCTCGTGCTCTTTTAGTTATACCTCCAGAGTCTGATAAGCCTGTCATAATTATCAGAAAGCACAATCTCTTAAATGTACCTTTAAAAGAACTAGTAAAAACTACAATAGGTCTTACGAAAGAAATGCAGGAGTACTTCAAAAAGGCGGTAAAAGACAGAAAAAACATCATAGTTGCAGGAGAAACAGGCGCTGGAAAGACGACTTTTATCAACTCTTTAGGCTTTGAGATTCAGGAAAAGCATGTAGTAGCAGTTTTAGAGGATACAAGAGAGATTAAACTTCATATACCCTATGTCTACTACTTCAAAACGAGAAAAGGAACGGCTGAAGCAAGAAGCGTAACTTACTCTGACATACTCAACGACTGCTTGAGAGCAGACCCTGATAGAATAATTCTCACTGAGATAAGAACACCTGAAAGCGCCTATGAGCTTATCCACGTTTTAAATTCAGGCCACAGAGGCTCTATGACAACAATACATGCAAATTCCTGCTTAGATGCTTTGTTAAGGCTTGAAATGCTAATTCAGGAGTTTAAAAACCTTGACTACAGAATCATAAGAAAGCTCATCTCAAGAGCAGTCGACATTGTCGTGTTTTTGAGGCTTACGGAGGATGAAAAAGGAAATTTAAAAGGCAGAGAGCTTGCTGAAGTTATTGAAATTGAGGGCATAGATGAAAACGGAGACTACATTTTAAAGCATGTGGTAGGTGATTAA
- a CDS encoding type II secretion system F family protein — protein MAVSFLFGAAVFMVVVLLYSIRENKRLKLKRRLERHLVISQKNEFSIVDLFGLGSFIEKLEKKLKKSGIKVDAEEVFLWFILFTIVILVFLSFKGFTLLGFTLPVMLYYLIDYILDYLGRRKIRKTEEQFRDFVKMLGAYLKMVPSFAGAFIKAAEEAENPLKEHTDRVLRRFQLGEDLEEALKEFKNIESTYIKVWIDSIIFAVRMKSDLSRVCERTAKKLYERIKMSNRIAAMTVQAKSLMVSLVGIMAFMIVSTVSVSPDFIRTFSSPIGKLVIAYAALSYFISTLYILKRIDREMEL, from the coding sequence GTGGCAGTCTCTTTTTTATTCGGCGCAGCTGTTTTTATGGTGGTAGTTCTTTTGTACAGTATTAGGGAAAATAAAAGGCTCAAACTTAAAAGAAGGCTGGAGAGGCATTTAGTGATATCACAAAAGAATGAGTTTAGTATAGTGGATTTATTTGGTTTAGGAAGCTTTATTGAGAAGTTAGAGAAAAAGCTTAAAAAAAGCGGTATTAAGGTAGATGCAGAGGAAGTGTTTTTGTGGTTTATACTTTTTACTATTGTGATACTTGTATTTTTGAGCTTTAAAGGTTTTACTTTATTAGGTTTTACACTTCCTGTTATGCTTTATTATCTTATAGACTATATTTTAGACTATTTAGGGAGAAGAAAAATAAGAAAAACTGAAGAGCAGTTTAGAGATTTTGTTAAAATGCTAGGAGCATATCTTAAAATGGTACCAAGCTTTGCTGGAGCTTTTATAAAGGCAGCTGAGGAAGCTGAAAATCCTTTAAAAGAGCACACAGACAGAGTTCTAAGGAGATTTCAGTTAGGAGAAGATTTAGAAGAAGCATTAAAAGAATTTAAAAATATAGAAAGCACATATATAAAAGTATGGATTGACAGCATTATTTTTGCAGTGAGGATGAAATCTGATTTATCGAGAGTGTGTGAGAGGACAGCTAAAAAACTTTATGAGAGAATAAAAATGTCAAACAGAATTGCTGCCATGACTGTGCAGGCAAAATCTTTAATGGTTTCTCTGGTAGGCATTATGGCTTTTATGATTGTTTCAACAGTGTCAGTTAGCCCTGATTTTATCAGGACTTTTTCTTCTCCTATAGGGAAATTAGTAATTGCTTATGCTGCTTTGAGCTACTTTATATCAACACTTTATATTCTAAAAAGAATAGACAGGGAGATGGAACTATGA
- a CDS encoding type II secretion system F family protein: protein MRKIVSEKHLQKLGIRQDMIEKWDKEIKAVGGVKIFFFKAHDVLELFSFGVLILGGLIVLSVVGTVNGANIFALLSVVTGSIIMFYQYWKKPIDSYRESFYKEEELPAAIEIFINGLEVGMNKENIISYIVRTREGVVRDLLHEAQVRLDTGSSLKDALTYAASKSLNDHFKRFVKIITGEFASEQDIKENLEELLDEVREINYNKKTESASVLDNSLFFPIFLGYFIPILIIFALPFVLSLKGFFNLF, encoded by the coding sequence ATGAGAAAGATTGTTTCAGAAAAACACCTTCAAAAACTTGGAATAAGACAGGACATGATAGAAAAGTGGGATAAGGAAATTAAAGCAGTCGGAGGAGTGAAAATATTTTTTTTTAAAGCTCATGATGTACTTGAGCTTTTTTCTTTTGGAGTTCTAATTTTGGGAGGCCTTATAGTTTTGTCAGTAGTAGGAACAGTAAACGGGGCAAATATTTTTGCTCTTTTATCTGTAGTTACAGGTTCAATTATTATGTTCTATCAATACTGGAAAAAACCAATAGACAGCTACAGGGAGAGCTTCTATAAAGAAGAAGAGCTCCCTGCTGCTATAGAAATCTTTATAAATGGTTTGGAGGTGGGAATGAATAAAGAAAATATTATCAGCTACATTGTTAGAACTAGAGAGGGGGTGGTAAGAGATTTATTACATGAGGCACAGGTAAGGCTCGACACAGGAAGCTCTTTAAAAGATGCACTCACTTATGCAGCTTCTAAAAGTTTAAATGACCACTTTAAAAGATTTGTAAAAATTATTACAGGAGAATTTGCATCTGAACAAGATATTAAAGAAAATTTAGAAGAACTTTTAGATGAAGTAAGAGAAATAAATTACAATAAAAAGACGGAAAGTGCATCTGTGCTTGACAACAGCTTATTCTTCCCTATTTTCTTAGGGTACTTTATCCCAATTTTAATAATCTTTGCACTGCCTTTTGTTCTGTCTTTAAAAGGCTTTTTTAATTTGTTTTAA
- a CDS encoding TadE/TadG family type IV pilus assembly protein, giving the protein MIRRFLKDNRGASQLISTAALLPILLFIMASIVNISVVSNMQTLVNEAAFEGARIGIKSDTPEQTAQMAVLNFGDGITGWKMGDRLAVSTSLKNDMLTVEVRYTFYLLGGQQKTLVGRSSLRIGDTP; this is encoded by the coding sequence ATGATAAGAAGATTTTTAAAAGACAACAGGGGAGCTTCGCAGCTTATTTCTACAGCTGCCCTGCTCCCTATCCTCCTTTTTATCATGGCTTCTATAGTTAATATTTCTGTTGTAAGCAACATGCAGACATTGGTCAATGAAGCAGCCTTTGAAGGAGCGAGGATAGGAATAAAGTCAGACACTCCAGAGCAGACTGCTCAGATGGCTGTACTTAATTTTGGGGATGGAATAACTGGATGGAAAATGGGAGACAGGCTTGCTGTTAGTACATCACTAAAAAATGACATGCTCACAGTAGAAGTTAGATATACTTTTTACCTTTTAGGAGGGCAGCAGAAGACTCTTGTGGGAAGAAGCTCTTTAAGGATAGGTGATACGCCGTGA
- a CDS encoding AAA family ATPase, which produces MKVLIISNDREYIKRAKKNYVDADVVFSTESAEIIVRKNRYDFIVSNMLGKKFNNIEVKDIEEYKSKNFITTKQEVIAVYSFKGGVGKTTLVKTLFENFNKDVKVLIVDLNFQDGGSDLSFALDLPVLPHIGMWLRERIKESFFENLIEYSPNVFILQSPPKVSLVKDISGNDIDTIVKFARSKFDVIIFDLPDEFNEIVKAALDNASKIIVLSQGTKGELARMKEFPYEYLTLFIKPEKGFGKYAKMLNLKYEIIDNIKKEIDRVYDFILL; this is translated from the coding sequence ATGAAGGTATTAATTATATCAAATGATAGGGAATATATTAAAAGAGCAAAAAAAAATTATGTAGATGCTGATGTAGTTTTCTCTACAGAGAGCGCAGAAATTATTGTTAGAAAAAATAGATATGATTTTATTGTAAGTAATATGTTAGGTAAGAAATTTAACAATATAGAAGTAAAAGATATAGAAGAGTATAAAAGTAAAAATTTTATAACTACAAAGCAGGAAGTTATTGCTGTTTATTCTTTCAAAGGTGGGGTAGGGAAAACTACGCTTGTGAAAACACTTTTTGAAAACTTCAATAAAGATGTAAAAGTCCTTATAGTAGATTTGAATTTTCAGGATGGAGGTTCTGATTTAAGTTTTGCTTTGGACCTTCCTGTACTTCCTCATATCGGAATGTGGCTTAGAGAAAGAATAAAAGAGAGTTTTTTTGAAAATTTAATTGAGTATAGTCCAAATGTATTTATACTTCAGTCCCCTCCTAAAGTGAGTCTTGTAAAAGATATTAGCGGAAATGATATTGATACAATTGTGAAATTTGCAAGAAGTAAGTTTGATGTGATAATTTTTGACCTCCCGGATGAATTTAACGAAATTGTTAAGGCTGCGCTTGATAATGCTTCAAAAATAATTGTATTATCTCAAGGTACAAAAGGAGAATTGGCAAGGATGAAGGAGTTTCCTTATGAGTATCTAACACTTTTTATAAAGCCTGAAAAAGGGTTTGGAAAGTATGCAAAAATGCTTAATTTAAAATATGAAATTATTGATAATATTAAAAAAGAGATAGACAGAGTATATGATTTTATATTATTGTAG
- a CDS encoding type II toxin-antitoxin system MqsR family toxin has translation MAQIEEIKKFLNDAKELMKAGTFDFVPRKKNMDSIKEAGLTIKHVKEIIMDLTYKNYYRGPSVDVGSNRQGSIWEFGYDIEGTDFYIKLKIEQRGEKECLVCLSFHIAEYPLIYPYK, from the coding sequence ATGGCCCAAATTGAGGAAATTAAAAAATTCCTCAATGATGCTAAAGAATTGATGAAAGCAGGTACTTTCGACTTTGTCCCACGAAAGAAAAATATGGATTCAATTAAAGAAGCTGGCCTAACAATTAAACATGTTAAAGAGATTATTATGGATTTAACGTACAAAAATTATTATAGAGGTCCTAGTGTAGATGTAGGCAGTAATAGACAGGGTTCTATATGGGAATTTGGGTATGATATTGAAGGAACGGACTTTTACATAAAACTTAAAATTGAACAAAGGGGAGAAAAAGAATGTTTGGTGTGTCTTTCTTTCCATATAGCAGAATATCCGTTAATTTATCCATATAAATGA